The window CGTGGTCGCCGGGAAGTCCCTTGGCGGCGAACAGGATCAGCAGCGGCAGCGCCGCGCCCGCGTAGGCCAGGACAAGGGTGTTCACCGTGGACGCGACATGCGCCCGGCCGACCCGCAGGCCTGCCGCGAACAGCTTGGCGCGCGACGCGGTCGGGTCGGCGGCGGACAGCTCCCACACGACCGCGGCCTGAGTGACGGTCACGTCGTCGAGGACGCCGAGCGCGCCGATCACCAGCCCGGCCAGCAGCAGTCCCTGCAGGTCCACATCGGCCAGGTATCCGCTGAGGAATCCCACGTTGTCGCTGCCCAGCCCGGTGATCCCGGCCAGGCTCAGCGACCAGAACCCGATCAGCCCGGTCAGCGCCAGGCTGGCCACCGTCCCCACGGCGGACACGGCCGTTCGCGCGTTGATCCCGTGCGTCATGAACAGCGCGACGACCATGATCACCGTGCCGCCGCTCACGGCGACGATCAGCGGGTTCGCGCCCTGCATGATCGCGGGCAGGACGAACTCGGTCAGCCCCAGCAGGCACACCGCGAGCGCGCCCAGCGCGGCGAGACCCCGCCACCGTGACAGCGCCATGACCGCCAGCGCGAACACGACGCCGAGCAGCAGCAACGGCATCGTGCGGTTCCGGTCGACCACCTCGTAGCGCTCGAACACCGTCGGCCGCTCCGGCCGGTGCACCATCATCACCGGGTCGCCGGCCGACACCTTGACCCCGCTCGCCGTCGACACCAGCGCCTCGACGGTCGTCCCGGCGCCGGGCCCATCGTCGACGGCGACGTGCGCGATGTCGCAGTCGGTCGGGGCCATCGGGCAGGGCGCCTGCGCGGTGATCGTGCCCGACGCCCGGGCCTGCTGGATCGACTGCTGGACAACGCCGCCGCCGTCGGGCCACAGCGAGATCACCATCGCGGTCGCGATCGTGAGCAGCGGCAACAGGATGCCCGCGACGACCAGCCGCACGCGGCGGGCGACGCGGTCGTCGGAATCGACCGCGGACGTGTCGCCGTGGCCATGGCCGTGCTGGGTCATGGGCGCATCAGAACACAGCGCGCACACCCCCGGAACCGGGTCGTCGGGCACGGCCAGCGGGAACGTTTCGGACCAATACTCGGAACAGTCCGTCGAATCGGCCGCTGATCTCCCGGATCAAGGTCCCCACCTGTGCGATTGCCGCCGGTTCATTCACGGAACATCGCACCGCGCCGGTGGACCCATTGCCCGTGGTGAATACCCGAATACGTTCCTGACTCGGAACACCCTGCATTCCACCACGCGAGGAAGGCCGGAAACGGTGAACGATAAACGAAAGCACTGGCGCAGAGCTGGTGTGGCGATCGGCGGTGCGGCCCTGTTGGGTCTGTCCGCGGTCGCGGCAGTAGCCGCCCAACCTGTCGCACAATCCGCGCAAACCCCTGTCGCGGCAGCCAATGCCGTTCCGCAGGTCGCCC is drawn from Actinokineospora alba and contains these coding sequences:
- a CDS encoding YibE/F family protein, which encodes MTQHGHGHGDTSAVDSDDRVARRVRLVVAGILLPLLTIATAMVISLWPDGGGVVQQSIQQARASGTITAQAPCPMAPTDCDIAHVAVDDGPGAGTTVEALVSTASGVKVSAGDPVMMVHRPERPTVFERYEVVDRNRTMPLLLLGVVFALAVMALSRWRGLAALGALAVCLLGLTEFVLPAIMQGANPLIVAVSGGTVIMVVALFMTHGINARTAVSAVGTVASLALTGLIGFWSLSLAGITGLGSDNVGFLSGYLADVDLQGLLLAGLVIGALGVLDDVTVTQAAVVWELSAADPTASRAKLFAAGLRVGRAHVASTVNTLVLAYAGAALPLLILFAAKGLPGDHVLSTAPVAEEVIRALAGSLGIVAAVPLTTALAALAVGSRPPRESPLPASESPLPDSEFSVPDGEADGGDDETPVDKPAAREAR